GATGATGTTGCTGACCTGTTGGGAAACGATGCGTTTGAACGCGGAGAATTTAGTCAAGCAGCCCGTTTCTGGGGCTCCATTCTGGATCATCATCCAGATACCAATCTTTCCGAAATTGAACTGAATGTCAAATCTGCACTGGCCTTAATTCGGAGCCGTCAGCTTGAGCGGGCAGCGGCGAATATACAAGTCATTGCGCAGCAGTTCCCGGACGAAAAAATCAAACTCGGTGGTGATGATGTCAATCCGGTTCCCTATTTACAGGCATTGATTCCCCAAGGGGCTGCAACTCAGTCTCCTGCGACTCCACAACAAAATAGAATTGCGAATCTCCTCCGGCAGCCGTTGGATCTGGCTCCGGAAAATGTCAAGCCAGAATGGCAGTTATCCTACCTGGATCAAGCGATGGTGCAGGCGATTGAGAATTCCCGGCGAAACTATTACGGCCGCGGTAAATCCTATGAGACCTTTGTGCCTCCCATGGCAGTGGATGAGAAGCGTGCGTATTTCAATTTTTATGGCGTTTGTTTTTGTGTTGATTTGCAGACCGGGAAATTAGTCTGGAGAACAGATAAATTTCAGGATCTGGGAACACATTTTAGCAATTACAGTTTTCATCAGTCTTCGAATCCGGCTCAGTACCAGATCAGCGTAACGAATGATATTGTACTGGCGACGTTGATTCCCAAAAAAGAGATGAATCATTATCGGGCACGTTATCGCTTATATGCCTTCAATGGAGCAACGGGGAAACAACTCTGGACCTCCAATGTTTCGAATGAAAGTTTTCTTTCAAAGCCACTGGTAGAGGGAGATCATGTTTATGTGGTCTCACATCTGCAGAACAATAAATCACTCACGTTAAACTGTCTGTCATTGAAGACGGGAAAAAAAGAGTGGTCTCTCAAACTGGGGGCTGCGGTCTCGACCAGCAACGTCAACGGGATGCAGAAGATGCCGATTCCCCTGTTGCAAAAAGAGGGAGACAACTTACTGGTTTTGACGAACAATGGCGCCTTGTTTGAAATTTCGATTCCCACCAAAAGCATCAACTGGGTTTTTCGATATCCCTATAAAGTGAATCAGTCGAACACGCATTATTATAATGCACCCGTTCCTGAAGAGACCGAGTTGCACAGCGAAGGCCAGATGTTTCGAGATCAGAATCTGGTCTACTTTAAGGAAGCGGGGGCGACTGAAGTTTATGCTCTCGATCTGGTAGAGAAACGGTTGGTATGGAAGCGTCCAATCAAGAAATCGGCACAAATCGTCGGGCTCGATCAAAAAAATGTGTATCTTATGTCAAAAGAACTGGAAGCCCTTGATCGCAAAACACATCGATTAAACTGGGCGGTTTCCCTGCCCGTTGCCGCTGGTGGCTTGAGCGCCCTGTTTGCCTCGGAAGAGGCCTGGGTGTTTACCAGTCGGGGAATATTTGAAATTTCGAAGACAAATGGCGACATCTTAAATATCTATCGGGGAAGTGATAAGACTTCTCTGGGAGGGGCCATTGAACTGCGCAAGGGACTGGTGATTTGTGTATCGAACCAGGCGGTCACCGCCTATCCCGCTTCCAGTTCTGCCAAATCTCTCCCGCCATCGGGGAAAGCGAAATCAGGTCCCTGAAAACAGCAATGATCTTCAAAACAGGAATATGGAATTTAGTATGAGTGGTCTAGCCTATCTGATTCAACGTTTCTTTCTGCTCCCTTTGGCGCTGGTCGTTTGCTGGGGAGCGAGTTCGGTCTCTGCTGCAGAGGGAGAAGGCATTACTGTAGTCGGAGTCGGAAGCGTGGAAGCCAAACCATCCGTTGTAGAGCTCACCGGAATGGTGATTGGCCAGGGGCAACTGGCCGGAGATGCGGTTACCAAATTTCATGGGAATCGTCGCCGCGCCGAAACCGCGTTCAAGAATTTGAAGATTCCGGGTCTGGTCATCGTGGAAGACGGGATGTCGCTTTATTCCTCGCTGAATGCCAGCCAGATGCAGGCCATGATGCAGGGCATGGCTGTGAATAATACGGCGTCACAGAAGCTCTCTGTTTCGGAAACGCTGAAGCTCCGCTTGACGGGCATCGATAAACTCAGCACGCAGGAATTGCTGGAAACCATTGTACGTATCGTCGATTCAGGTAAAGATGCCGGCGTTGTGATTGGTAATGATACCACACCCTCAGTTCCCGGAGTTTATAATCCTTCCAAAGCCCGGAATACCATGGCGACCTTTAAGGTCACCAATGTGCAAAAATTGAAAGAAGCTGCTTACCAGAAGGCGATCGAGAATGCGAAGGCACAGGCTGAGAAACTGGCGCAATTGACAGGAGTCAAACTGGGAAAAGTGACTTCGATCAACGGACAGGGGAGCACTCCCAGAGGGGGGTCAACTGTCGTCTATAACTACGGAATCACGCAAGGCACCACCAACGCCAGTGAGAAGGAGAGCGATGAGCAACCTTCAACCCTGTTTAAGCCGGTTCCCATTTCCGCAGTCGTGAAAGTAACCTTTGCAATCGAGTGAGACTTTTTCGAAAAATGACGGGCGTCAAATGAAAAATTATCGACAGTCGACATTCTGTTTTGTGTGCGTGTTTTCGCTTTGCTTTCCGCATATGGTGAGTGGGGAAGAAATTCTGCCCAGGCATATGACGCCGACTGCCGTGAAATCAATTCAGCGCGGCCTGGATTATCTGGCCAAACAGCAGACCGCTTCAGGCAGTTTTCAGTCGACCCAGGATGGGAGTACCTACCCTGTGTCGATGACATCATTGGCAGGGATCGCGTTTCTCGCAAACGGAAATACGCCCAGTCGCGGTCCGTATGCCGATCAGGTGCGGAAAGCGACGGAATATGTGTTGAGTCAGGCACAGGATAACGGCCTGATCGCCGCCGGTTCGGAAAACGGACGTCCGATGTACGGGCACGGGTTCTCGCTGCTCTTCCTTTCCAGTGTCTTCGGCATGGAGACCGATGCCAAGGTGCGGGCACGGATCGCAAAAGTCGTCAAAAATGGAATTCAGTTAACCTCATCGGGACAGAGTCCTCTGGGAGGCTGGATCTACACCCCCGGCGGAGGTGATGAAGGGAGCGTCACCGTGACGCAAATGCAGGGGCTCCGTGCCGCGCATAATGCCGGTTTTACTGTCCCCAAGGGGACGATTCAAAATGCCGTTCGTTATCTGGAACTCTGTCAGACCCCGGAAGGCGGCATTCGCTATTCGTATCATTCAGGAAATGATACCCGCTTACCGATTTCTGCGGCGGCGATTACCTGTCTGTACTCCGCGGGCGAATATGAATCTCCCCTGGCGGAAGAATGTATGGAATACGTTTACGGACAGTTTAAGAACCGCAAAAACGGGTTTCAGTCGGGGCACTATTTTTATTTGAACCTTTACGCCGCGCAGGCGTTTTATCAGGCAGGCGATGACTACTGGAATGCGTACTTTCCCGGCCAGCGGGACAGTTTGATTAAATCTCAGACGTCAAATGGAAGCTGGAACGGTGACGGAGTGGGACCGGTGTTCGGGACCAGCGTGGCGCTCATTGTCATGCAACTGCCTTACAAGTATTTACCGATTTATCAACGATGAATTTCTAACGATAGTAACCGGCCGAATAAGCGGGTAGAACGAGGAGTGAATCTTGTCAGAGATCAAAACAGCCCCAGATATGGCAGCTTTGGAAAAATTGAGAGCGGCCCAGGAACGAATTCGCGAACAGATTCGCACCGTGGTGATTGGTCAGGACGATGTCGTCGAGCAGTTGCTGGTCAGTATTTTAGCAGGCGGGCATTGTATTCTGGAAGGGGTGCCCGGGCTGGCGAAGACGTTACTGGTTTCGACACTGGCCAAAAGCCTTTCGCTGGATTTTGGCCGGATTCAGTTTACTCCCGACCTGATGCCCGCAGATATTACGGGAACCGATGTCATTTATGAAGATCGGCAGTCAGGGACGCGTGAGTTCAAATTCATCGAAGGTCCCATCTTTACCAATCTGCTTTTGGCGGATGAAATCAACCGGACGCCACCGAAAACGCAGGCTGCTTTGCTCCAGGGGATGCAGGAAAAGAACATTTCTGCGGGGACCAAACACTACCAACTCCCCCGCCCCTTCTTTGTGCTGGCAACACAGAATCCGATTGAACAGGAAGGGACATATCCTCTGCCAGAAGCGCAACTGGACCGCTTTCTGATGAAGATCATCGTCAAATATCCGACGCGTGATGAAGAGCGGCTGATCTACAAAACCGTGACCGGCGATGATCAGATCGAACCTGAATCAACGTTGACAGGAGAAGAAGTGCTGGAGCTGCAACATCTGGTCCGGCGCGTGCCGATCAGCGATTTTCTGGTGGATTACACAATGGACTTAATTCGTGCTACGCGACGCGATAGTGATGACGCTCCCGAATTTATCAACCGCTGGGTTCTCTGGGGCGCGGGCCCGCGTGGCGGTCAGTCACTGATTCTGGCAGGTAAAGCTCGAGCCGCTCTGTATGGACGGCCGGAAGTCACTGTGGAAGACTTGCAGGCGGTCGCGAAGTCTGTTTTGCGGCATCGCATTGTGCTGTCTTACAACGCCGAGTCGGAAGGTCAGACTGCGGATACCGTGATCGAAAAACTGATCGAAGAAACCCCATTACATCAGAGTGCGGCAGGAAAGGATGGACAGTATGAAAGAATACTTAAATCCTGAGATTGTCGGGCGGATCGCAGGAATTGGTTTCAAAGCACGGCAGCCGGTAGAAGGTTCGATAGCGGGCTTGCATCGGAGTCCCCTGCATGGCTTGTCTCCGGAATTTGCCGACTATCGCAGTTACACGCCCGGCGATGACTTGAAAAATCTGGACTGGAAAGCGTACGCGCGGTCGGACCGATTTTATATCAAACGTTTTGAAGAAGAGTCGAATCTGCGAGCGGTGTTTATCGTCGATTCTTCAAAGTCAATGGCCTATGGTGGGCCCGCATTTTCCAAATTCGATTGTGCGGCCTCAATTGCGGTTTCGATGTCTGCGGTTTTGCTAAAACAGAGAGACGCTGTCGGGCTGGCGATTCTGAATGATCGGGTGCAGCAGGATTTGCGAACCGGAAGTACACCCTCGCATCTGGCAAAGTTCATCGAAGTTTTGCAGCAGGTTGAACTGCAGGGAGAAACGGATATTGGGCCGGCAGTATCGCAAGTCGCCGATCAGATTCACCGGCGCGGAGTTGTGGTTGTACTTTCCGATCTGCTGACGCCCCTTGATCCCTTTTATGAAGCACTGGGAAAACTGCAGCACGCCGGCCATGAAATTATCGTCGGGCATATACTGCATCGCGATGAAGTCGAGATGCAGTTTAAAGATTCCGTGATCTTCAAAGACATCGAAGGCGAGGAAGAAATCTTCGCAGAACCCTGGGCCTTTCATAAGGCATATCAGGCGGCGATGGAAGAGTTCATCCAGGAAACGCGTCAGCGGTGTCAGTATTGCGGCATTGATTATCTGCAGATTATGACCGACGAAAATCTGGGGGGCGTCTTGAGTAGTTATTTGCATAACCGTCAGTTTGCTGGCGCGAAAACGCACCGGGGAAGGATGTCGTCCTTGGGCAGTCAGTCTGGTGATGATAATAAAACAGAAAGTGTGACTGCAAACTCCCCTGCCCCTGATCAATAAACAACACAAAGACGGAAAGAGAATTTCGAGATCCTATATGCAATTTCTGGCCCCCCTGTTATTGACGGGAACCGTGTTAGCTTCGGCTCCCATCATCATCCACCTGTTAAACCGACGACGGTTTATTCGCGTGGACTGGGCGCCGATGGAATATCTCAAACTGACGTTGAAAACGAACAAACGTCGGTTGAGGTTGGAACAGTGGTTACTGCTGGCAATCAGAACGCTGGCGGTGCTGGCGCTGTTTTTGGCTGTCGCCCGTCCGATCAGTTCCGGTACGAATCTCGCGGGATTCCTGGCGGTCGAAGGTCGCGCCAGCCGGGTGATTGTGATTGATGATTCTTTGAGTATGTCCTACCAGACGGGCGAACAGCCGGCGTTTGAACGGGCCAAAAATGCGGCCCGGCAGGTGCTGAATCAACTGGGTCCCCAAGATTCGGTTTCCGTCGTATTGGCTTCGAATCCGGCACAGCCTCTGGTAAGGATGAGTCATCTGGTAGAGAATGAACGCAATAAATTGATCGCGCGGATCAATGAATTGTCCAACTGTCAGATGGCCAGCCATTGGATTTCGACATTGGAAGATATTGACCGACAATTACGTGAATCAACGTTTCCCGTCAAAGAAGTCATCATCGTCACTGATTTGTGGGCGGCGGGTTGGACGGTGGAAGTTCGCGATCTGTTTGACCGTTGGTCGCAAGAGCAAGTCACCGTACGGTTCATCGATATCGGAGAAGAACCTGCGGGCAATCGGGTTTTGCATTCGCTCGAACTGGACAGCCGGATTGCGTTGGTGGATCAGGAAGTCAAATTGACGGCGGTGATTGAAAATGCGGGGGGCGAACCGTTGAAGTCGGGGCAGGCGTTGCTGACCGTTGACGGGAACGTGACGCCAGTGACCCTCCCGGAAATTCCGGCTGAGAAAACCGTCAATGTTCCTGTGAGTGTGCGCTTTGATCAGGCGGGGCAGCATGTGGTTTCATTAAGTATTCCCGCCGATCAACTTCTGGAAGACAATATTCAGCATAAAATTATCAATGTGCGTCAAATGGTGGATGTGGTGTTGGTGGATGGGGAGCCAGGGTTGAATCCCTTTGAGAGTGAGACCGACTTTCTGGCGTTGGCACTCTCCGCCGGGAATTCCAACTGGCAGGTCACGCAGGCGGAAAGTTCGACCTGGAAGACGCAACTGCTGACGGCTCCCGATTTGATTGTGCTGGCAAACGTGGATCAATTGTCGAAGGAACGGGTTAAAGAGCTCGAAGAACTGGTTTCTCTGGGAACCGGGCTGATGATTTTTGCCGGCGATCAATGTGATCTGGAACTGTATAACGAGCGGCTTTTTAAAGGGGGCAAAGGTCTCCTTCCCGCCCGGATCCATCAGATTAAAGATTTATCGTCACAAGGGCTGGTAATCGAACCGATTACCGATTCGCCGATTGAGATGCTGAAAGGGCTCACACCGGAACTGTTGAGCCGGGTCCGGCCTCGTCGCTTTGCGGATGTGGTGCTGGATCCCAACGCAGATCAGCAGCAGGTACGTGTGCTGGCACGGTGGAATGATGCGCAGCAGTCGCCGGCGGTGCTGGAGAAGCGCTTTGGGGAGGGACGTGTGTTGTTCTGGACCGTTACCGCAGACAAAAGCTGGAGTGACTGGCCGGCGGAAGCGAGTTTTGTACTGGCGATGCGCGTCGCGGCACAGGAGATCGCTGCGGAAATTCAGCGTGGCGAGAACTTAATCGCTGGCGAGCCGATTCACTTTGAACTCGAAACAATCACCGCGCCACAATCAGGCGAATTGATCTGGCTGGATCGGGAGCTCAGTCCGCGTGAGATCACCTTTGGATCAATCAATGAAACAAAAACGATGCTAAGCTCTCCCCCGATTCGCTTTGCGGGAGTGGTGGAAGCGTCGTGGCAGGATACACAGCTGGGTGATCAGTCACAGAAATTTGCGATTAACGCGAATGTAGAAGATTCACTGCAGAAAAAACTGAATGAGCAGGCACTGCAGCAGTTTTTGGGACGCATGCCTTTAAAACTGATTCGCTACCAGGGGAAAGAAATGGACCTGTCCACAGATGGGACCGAGCTGTGGCGCTATTTGGCTATAGTGTTACTGGGATGTTTAATATCAGAAAGTATGCTGGCGACCTGGATTGGTCGGCGGCGGTAAATAGAGAGATTCGAAATTGAATAGGTTTCTGGAAATCCTGTTTGGCGTTCAATCTTCGTCCTGGACCGAAGGCGGCCACTGGTCTGCGCAATGGGTGGGGATGCCGACGGGCGACTGGATGCTGCTGTTGATTGCCGGGATTCTAGTGCTCGTTGCTGGTGGCTGGTGGCTTTACAAACGGGATGCACAACAGGTTCCCGCTGGACGTCGCTATCTGTTGTATGCGATTCGGATTTCGATCCTGCTGCTGGTGGTGGCGATGCTGCTGGAGCCGATTCTGGTGCTGAGTAAAGAAGAAAAGATTCCTTCGCATCTGCTGGTCCTGCTCGATACTTCGCTTTCGATGTCCTTGAAAGATGCCTGGAAAGATGAAGAGAAGGCAATCGACGTCTCCCAGAAACTAGGGATGTCCGCCAATACCGATGCGCTGCGTCAAATGAACCGGATGCAACTGGCACAGAAACTAGTCAATGAACCATTTATCAAAGATCTTGCGGCTGACGGCACTCGGACGGTGCACCTGCATGGCTTTTCGGACAAGTTTGATCCGGAATCACTGAAGCTGTCTGAAGAATGGAAGACCGGCGGTACTGGGACGGCGATTGCCAGTTCGCTGCGTCAGGCGCTGCTGTCGTATACAGGAATGCCGCTCTCAGGAGTGTTGCTGATCAGCGATGGTCAGTCGACGGCGGGGGAACCGCCTGAAGAAGTGTTGCAGATGTTATCCGATGAAGGTGTGCCTCTCGTAACGGTCGGAGTGGGAACCACCGATGGACCGCGGAACGCTGCGATCAGCCAACTGGAAGCCAGCCCGGTGGTATTTGTGCAAGATACGAATGAACTGACCGTGCATATTGAGTCACGTGGCATGCAGGCCGAGTCGGCGACATTGCTGATTGAACAACGCCGCAACGGCGGACCCTGGCAGGAATTTGCACGCGAAGAGATCGTGCTGAATCTGGATGGTCAGTTACAGCCCAAAACATATCAATTCAGCGAAACGAAAACTGGTAAGCTGGAGTTTCGTGCAAAACTAATGAATACCGGTCCGGAAATTTCTCAGGATGATAATCTGGCCTCGGCTGAAGTCCGCGTGATCCGTCAGCGATTGAATGTGCTGTTCATTGCCGGTTCCACGTTTCCTGAAGTGCAGTTCCTGCGCAATACGTTTCTCCGTGATCGACAGATTAATCTCTCCTCCTGGTTGATGGCTGCAGATAAGACGTATGAGCATCCGGGCGATTTACCGATCCGTCGCCTGCCGGTGACCCAGGAAGAGTTGAATGATTACGACTGCGTAATTTTGTACGATCCCGATCCGACACAGTGGCCGGTGAACTTCCCTGACTTGTTGACGAACTTCGTTACCAAAGCAGGTGGCGGTCTGGTGTATATTGCCGGCGAAATGCAGACGGCCCAGATGTTCGATCGTCAGTCCGATCCTTCACTCAGTTGGTTGAATCTGCTGCCTGTGATCCGGGAACCGGGCTTGTTCCGGTCGCAGGTACAAATTCGCTTGAGTGCTCGTTCTCCCTGGAAGCTGGATGTGACCGATCAGGGGTTTCAGGATCCGATTTTTACCTTTTCCAGTGATCGGCAGGCGAATGAGCGTGCTTTAGAGAATCTACCTGGAATGTTCTGGCATTTTCCGGTCACAAAAGCCAAGCCGGGGGCGACGGTGCTTGCGGTGCACGCAGATCCTCGGATGCGAAATGAATATGGTCAGGAAGTATTGATTGCGTCACAACGTGTGGGACCCGGCTGGTCGATCTTTATCGGTTTCGACAGTACCTATCGCTGGCGTTATATGGATGAGCAGTTTTTTGATGGCTTCTGGGCGCGTGTGGTTGATCGTGCCGGTCGCAGTAAACAGTTAGGCGGAAATTATCCGTTTCGGCTTTCCACACCCCAGGCGACCTATCAGCCGGGGGGACAGGCAAAGATCGTGGCCCGTTTTCTGGATGAATCACAGATGGAGTCGGGTTTGCAGCGTTTGTATGGCGAAGTAGAACGTGGTGACGATCAGCCAATTCCGTTAACGTTGACCGCCGGCAATAAAGTCGGTGACTTTTCCACAACATTTCCGGTTTCCCAACCGGGAACGTATTTTGTGCGTGTCTGGTTAGGCGATGAAGCCGCCGGTGCGTCGGTCAAAGCGGCGACGTTGCCGATCAAAGTGGAATTTCCGAACAAGGAGCTGGAAAACCCGGCTCTGGATGAAGCGTTTTTGCAGACGATGGCGGTTTCCACGGGAGGCCGCGTGTATCAGATTTCGGAAGCAGACGAAATCGTCAATGCGTTCAAAATTAAACAGGTTTCCCGTTTACTGGAAGAGCGTCAGGAAATCTGGGATGCCCCGATATTTTATATCTTAATTTTTGGTTTACTGGTTTCCGAGTGGATTCTGAGGAAGTGGTGCCGCCTGATTTAACAGCGGCTATGACGTGTCACTGGAGTGAATTGTTTATGTCCCGCGTTCAGCAGACGAATGAGTTCGAAGCATTGCAAAACGCGATTTCCGGGAAACTGGAAACCGTGGGGAGTGCGTTGCGCCGGCATACACTGCTCGAAGCGACGGCCCGCATCTTGTTGGCGCTGTTGGGGCTGGGCTGTTTGTCACTGCTGTTCGACTGGTGGCTGGAACTGAGCCTGGTGGCGCGGGGACTGTATCTGCTGTTGGGCGTTGGTGTGGTTGGTTATCTGATCTATCAGTATGTCTATCTGCCTCTGCGTGTTTCACTAACGCCGATTGAAATTGCGAATTTAATCGATCAATCGAAGCAGGTTGAACCAGGACAGGCGATTGCGCCGCGTGTCGCCAGCGTGTTACAGCTGCCGATACATCTCGCGGAAGCAAAACAATCCGAACCGATGATAAAGCGGGCGGTACAGGAAAACTATCAGCGACTCAGTCAATTTCCATTCCAGGAATCGATTGATTCCCGGCATACCAAGTACTGTTTGCTGGCGCTACTGGCTGCGATTTTGATTCCGGTCTGTATTGTGGTCGCGCTGCCTGATGCGGCGCGGCTCTGGACACAGCGATGGTTGCTCGGTTCGAATGAACCCTGGCCGCGAAATACCCAGTTAACGGTGGTGGGGCTTCAGGAGGGACAGTGGATCATTCCACGTGGTGAAACCGCGACATTGCAGGTGCAAGCGGAAGATGAAGAAGAAACTACGGAAAGCGTGTGGCTGCATCTGCAAAGCGAAGACGGCGAGAGCGAAACAATCACGATGAACCGTTTTCAGGCCGGTGATTTCCGGTATGAAATGCCTCCTCTGCAGTTACCGCTGAAAGCCTATGCCTGGGGCGGCGATGCCGCGACCGAGTCGTTTGAGATTGTTCCCATTGATCGTCCGCGGATTACGGATTTGAAGATCAAAGCGACGCATCCTCGTCTGTCAGAACCATTTGTGTCACATTTTTCTGCCAGTGAGGGAAATGTGAGGCTGTTACCTCAATCGGAAGTCACACTGGAATTAACGACAAATGTCAAAGTCCGCCAGATTGACGTTGATTCTGAGGACGTTTCGTTACAATGGGAGAGTACAGATGATACGCATTTTCAAACAACGTGGACGCATGAAAAGCCAGTCAGTTTCAAGCTGACGTTGCACTCTGCAGAACATGAAATTAATTCGCATCCCCGACCTGTATCAATCGGTGTGCAGCCGGATCGTAGTCCACGATTGAGTTTTCGTTATTCAGGAGTACGGCAACGAATTACCCCCGAAGCGACGATTCCGTTTTCCATTATTGCCCGTGATGATTTTGGGGTTCGACTGGTGGGCATGACATCAATGCTGCCTTTCTCCGGAACCGAGTCAAAAGAGAAACCCGAGGCGGAATCCAAGCCAGATGAGCAGGAAGGGAAAAAGACAGATAATAAGACGCCCACGAAAACAGAGCACCAACAAAAATACCCTGTGTATGGCCCCGCTGATCCCGCGGTGGAGACGGTGATTGATGACGAACAACAGGTTTCGATTGCAGAGATGAAATTGAAGCCGGGCGCGGTGATCACGTTTCAGAGCCATGCGGAAGATAATTGTTATACCGGAATTCAGAAAACAAGTTCACGGCAACTTGTCTTTCGAGTGGTGAAACCGGAAGAGCTGTTTCGTGAAATTCTACTGCGACAACAACAACTGCGTTCCCGTTTACGAAAAGCTCGGGATCAGGCAGAGCAGCTAAGAGACAATTTAAAACAGGCGACGAGTCTGGAACAGGCGGCGGAGTGGATGCGGCAACATCAACTGGTCCGCCGCGAAGTGGGGCAGGTCAGCCATGCGTTGAATGGCTCTGTGGAAGAAATGAAATTGAACAAACTGGGAGGGGAAGAGACATACCAGTTGATCGAACAATCTGTACTCAAGCCTTTGGAAAGTCTGCATCAGCGGGAAATGGAGCAGCAAAGGCAGTCACTGGAAACATTACGAAGTGAGTCCCCTGACCCGATGGAGCAGATTACATCGCGTCAGGATCAGATATTGGAGTCGTTAGATAAAATCTTAAATAACATGGCACAGTGGGACAGCTTTATTGATGTCGTGAACCAATTGAACGCCGTGATTAAATTAGAACAACTCGTCAAAGAAAAGACCGAAGAACTTAAGAAGAAACAGGTCGATTCCATTTTCGATAATTAATTTGTGAAACCAGCCGTTGGTTTCAATGACCCCCTGTTATGGAGGTGAGGGAAATGCACAAAAGGCAAATCGTGACTGTGATGGGACTCGCGTTCTTCGTGGCCTGTTCAACACTGCTCTTATCGGCGAATGCCGCAGATAAAACAGAGACTGTCTCGAAAGAAGCAGGCAAATCAGCGGAGAAGATTGCGCCTCAAAAACGGATTCAGTTCGAGCAGGACAAAGCCAAAGCCCACATGCAGGAACTGGAAGAACGCATGTTTCGGCTGTCGAAACTGATTCAGGAATCGCAGCCTGAAGATGCGGCACGGCTCTTGTTA
This window of the Gimesia fumaroli genome carries:
- a CDS encoding vWA domain-containing protein, producing the protein MNRFLEILFGVQSSSWTEGGHWSAQWVGMPTGDWMLLLIAGILVLVAGGWWLYKRDAQQVPAGRRYLLYAIRISILLLVVAMLLEPILVLSKEEKIPSHLLVLLDTSLSMSLKDAWKDEEKAIDVSQKLGMSANTDALRQMNRMQLAQKLVNEPFIKDLAADGTRTVHLHGFSDKFDPESLKLSEEWKTGGTGTAIASSLRQALLSYTGMPLSGVLLISDGQSTAGEPPEEVLQMLSDEGVPLVTVGVGTTDGPRNAAISQLEASPVVFVQDTNELTVHIESRGMQAESATLLIEQRRNGGPWQEFAREEIVLNLDGQLQPKTYQFSETKTGKLEFRAKLMNTGPEISQDDNLASAEVRVIRQRLNVLFIAGSTFPEVQFLRNTFLRDRQINLSSWLMAADKTYEHPGDLPIRRLPVTQEELNDYDCVILYDPDPTQWPVNFPDLLTNFVTKAGGGLVYIAGEMQTAQMFDRQSDPSLSWLNLLPVIREPGLFRSQVQIRLSARSPWKLDVTDQGFQDPIFTFSSDRQANERALENLPGMFWHFPVTKAKPGATVLAVHADPRMRNEYGQEVLIASQRVGPGWSIFIGFDSTYRWRYMDEQFFDGFWARVVDRAGRSKQLGGNYPFRLSTPQATYQPGGQAKIVARFLDESQMESGLQRLYGEVERGDDQPIPLTLTAGNKVGDFSTTFPVSQPGTYFVRVWLGDEAAGASVKAATLPIKVEFPNKELENPALDEAFLQTMAVSTGGRVYQISEADEIVNAFKIKQVSRLLEERQEIWDAPIFYILIFGLLVSEWILRKWCRLI